The Nostoc sp. 'Lobaria pulmonaria (5183) cyanobiont' DNA window GGCGCTTTTCTGGCAGTATTTATGGCATGGTGGTTGGTCACGACCAGAAGCAGCAGTCGGGGGTGCGATCGCTCTTATACAAGAAGGTGATAGCATCACAATTGATGCCCAAGATCGCTTATTGCAGTTGCTATATCTGCGATGAAGAATTAGCTCGTCGTCGTGCGAATTGGCAACCTGCTGCACCACGTTACACTAAAGGCGTGTTGGCGAAATATGCCAAGTTGGTATCTTCTAGTAGCTTTGGCGCTGTAACGGATTTGGACTTGTTCTAAAAAAAAAGTTCTTGATTGTATGCAATAGCCTCTGGCTTGGAAAGTTAGAAGCTAGAAACAAGAATATACTGATTTCTGGCTTCTGACTCATTTGAGAGCGCTATATTGATTACTGAGGACTAAATACTTTACTTTTCGGTGTAGTCGTCAGAAAAGCGTTCGTCTCTTGGAATCCTGGGATGATAGCGATTTAGTTGATTGGTATTAATTGGTTTTTTCTGTTGAGCAGGGATATTTCGCCAACCTAAATCTTTGAGGATTCTCCGAGCTGCAACTTCACCTGTTCTACAACCGCCTTCCATATATCCTTGGTAGGAGGGAGAGCAGTGTTCACCAGCAAAAAATAGATTACCTACACGTTCTTGTTCAGCTCCACTTATCCCTGTCCATTGTCCGACTAAATAGCAAGCATAGGAGGCTCTTGTGTACTGCTCTCCAGGCCAATAGGCGCGAATGGCTTCACCTTGACGCAGGTTTTTGATTCCGGGGAAAATCTGATTTAATTGTGGTAAAAGTATTTGGGCTTGAGATTCTGCTGAACCTTTGTCTAAAGATAAACCATGTTTACCACCTGTAAAGTTAGTAATCAGACCTTTGGGGCCTTTTTGGTAGCGACTGGGTTCCCAGGTGTTTTGAAATCCTGTATCAGTAAATGTTGCTGCTGTTGAGTTATATTTAGTACGCCACAATTTTTGTTGATAGGCTGTAATTAATTTTGCATTTGTACCATATCCTAGTTGTGCGATCGCTTTCTTTTTAAATGCTGGTAAATTCACATCCAGCTTCACTAAACGCAAAGTGGTAAATGGCAATGCCAGCAAGATTCTTTCATAAGTGCGATCAAAAGTTTTATAACCAGACCGTAAACTAACTCGATAGCGACCATCGGGACGGATGCAGATAGCTTCCAATTCTGTTTCAGTTTGGATAGCATAAGCTAAAGAATTTGCTAGCAAACGGGGTACTTGGTCGTTACCACCACGAATGGTGTAACGTTCATCGCTTTCACCGTAGAGTGAGAATTTATCAGTGTTAGTACCAATCAAAAACAGTAGATTCAAACAGGATTGTTCTGCTGCTTCTCGGCCATATTCGGTAGTATAAGACACCTTCAGCATTTCTTGCAGAATCGGATTAATTTTTGCTTGCTCTAAATATTCTGCAATGGAAGTATTATCTAAAGCGAAAGCTGCCTGATTGTAAGAGCGATAAGTTACATCTCCATCCCCAATAGCAACTAAATCCTTCTCAATTTTATCTGCTAAAGGAATGAAGTAATTAATAATTTCTATTTCGGGAATTTTGCGTCCTTGAAAGTACCATGTTTCTGGCACTAATCCCTTATCAGTAGCGAGGACATCGACTATTGTTAAACCAAGTTCTTGAGCAAGCGATCGCAATTTCGTATGATCTGTATCAATAAATTCTCCACCTAGTTCCACAGTCACGCCAGTACCTGCTGCGTTGGCTAAACTACGCATCCGACCACCAACGCGATTCCTCGCCTCAATGATGTCTACAGGAACCCCAGCTTGACGTAAGCGGTAGGCAGCAGTTAAGCCAGAAATTCCTGCACCCACTACCAGCACCTTGGGAATCGTGGCAAAAGCCGTAGAATCACGTCCATTATGCCAAGTAGCTGTAGCTAATGCACTTGCTAATCCCAAACCCCCATACAGTAAGCGGCGACGACTGGTTCTTTGTTTTAAAATATCAACTATTTCATCTGTGGGAATGCCAGTTTTGATCGATGCCCTCGCAATTTTATAAGCGCGTTGCAAAGATCCCATTAGTGCAGACTTAGCCATCAAGTACACCTTTATTTATGCTAATTTTCAAATAGTATTAATAATTGCAGGTTTAGATAACTTTTTTGATGAACTAATTAAATTAAAATATAAAACTTAATTAAATTCCTCCTGGAAGGTTTGGTTTAGCAAAGTAAGTGGTTGTAAATAATTAAAAGTTTTTAATAAGTGGATACAGGCATTACTACAAGCCAATTTAATTAACTTAAAATTGCGTAATATAGTTTGATTTATTCTTGCCCAATTACTGATATTAGGTGAAACACTTTCCTTTATTTTTGACCTATCGCCTGTATGGATCAGGGAGATTTTAATCACAAGTGATTAGCCAGACTTGATATAACGTAGTGGCGTGGCAAGCCTAAAGGCTTGTAGTAGCGCTTTAGCCCCAAAAAACCATAAATCTAATGCACAAATTTAGCCTTGCCACGCTAGTAGGGTGTGTTACGGCTTTCGCAGGGCATCATTTCAGGTTTTCGGTGCGTTACAAAAACATCTTCTAATTATTTGTGCCTACTTACTTAGTTAAATAGTCGGTCGAGAACCACCAAAAACAGCAAAGCTAAAATTTTTGTACCAGCAATCCACATTTTGAAACCCAGCCGCTTCTAGCCAGTGAAGTTGAATATCAAGGGTTGCCATGCGATCGTATTCCATGCGTTTTTGTGCAGCTTTGAGATCCTCTTCTGAGATATTCTTAGCGCGGACAGAATTTAGCCAGTGTTGACGGTAAAGTTGTTCTAAATCAGGGGTTTTGCCGAGAACTTGATCGGCGTTGATAAATATCCCTCCAGGATTGAGAACATCATAAATCCGTTGATAAAGAAGTTCTTTGTCAACATTTGACAGATGATGAATCGATAAGGCAGAGATTATCAGGTTATAAGAACCACCTAAATCAGTCTCAATGTAGTCACCAATTAAGATTTTGGGAGATTTACCCATTTGGCTAAATCTCAACTTAGCTTTTTCTAACATCTCAGGGGCTAAGTCCAGCAAAGTGAACTCTGCATTAGGGAAGACGGACTGAACCATACCTGAGTAAAGTCCAGTACCAGCACCCAAATCTAGAACCTTTATCGGTGCAGTGCAATCGCCTGGGATGATTTCAACGGCTGTTTTGTAAAAGTCATCAAAACAGGGAATTAGAATACGACGTAAGTTATCGTAATCTCCTGCGGCAGAATTAAAAGCTTCCTGAATATTCATTTTTTAATTTTTAATAAAGTTAGAACTTTCTTTTTTAAGAATTTAATTAAAGTTGGTTCCATATACTCATATTCATTTGGTATATCTAAACAGATAATTCTTTTATCTTTAAGCAAGGTCTGAAAATTTTTCGATATAGGCTAGCTTGTCTCTGGTTGCCTAGTTATTAAAGTAAAATAGCTTATTCTGCGATCGCCTCACAAACAACTCCCAAACTACGCCAAGTATAAGCCAATACAGTTTAGTTAAGCATTTCTTTCTTCTCTTTGTGTCATTCTCTACAAGACGCTATGCAAATGCGTCCTTTGCAGTTCGTTCAAAAAATTGACATTTAGAAAGAGTTTGAGTCTTAACTGAACCGTATTGAACTATAAGCGATCGCTTACAATACACTCAGATAAGTTTGCTCAGAATTCATCGGCAAAATCCGCAACTTCCGATTTTTAAGGTCTGGTTCTAACCCTAAAAATTCCATTGGTGTTACACCCAAAAGGGCATAAGGTACTTCTGTGAGTTCCAGACAATCAAAGGTTCCTTGACGCTCTGCAATACTAAGCTCAACATCTCGAAAAATTCGCCCCTGCTTCACTTCAGCAGCAGTCTCTACCTGGGCTGCTCCACCTTGGACTAAACCTAGTTGACTAATAATGCTAGCAGGTAAACACAGCAAAGTTGCGCCCGTATCAACTAAAAGATCATCCAGAGTATAAGAGCGAACTTCCCCCGAAGAAATAAAGCCTCGTTGAGCCAAAACTTGATCAATTCGATTGGTAACAGTCAGGGTAACTATTATTTGCCCCATTTGCTTACCCTGAAGATTTGGTAGTACCAGCTTACCCATTTCAGCGAACTCCTGAAAACAAAATACTTTTGAGAGGTACTTTAAAACACAAAGACGCAAAAACGCCTCTGCGCCTCTGCGTCTCTGCATGGGATATTCTTTACCTACACCATCTCTGATTCTGCCTGCATCATCTGCTGAGGCTGCGGCTGGAACATGAACAACGAATACACCACATCTCGACGGATGTTGACCATCATATCCAAGAAGAGTTCGTAACCCTCGCTCTTATACTCAATCAGTGGATCTTTTTGACCGTAACCACGTAATCCCACTGATTCGCGCAAGGCATCCATTTGTTGCAGGTGTTCCCGCCACAGGGTATCAA harbors:
- a CDS encoding aspartyl protease family protein; the encoded protein is MGKLVLPNLQGKQMGQIIVTLTVTNRIDQVLAQRGFISSGEVRSYTLDDLLVDTGATLLCLPASIISQLGLVQGGAAQVETAAEVKQGRIFRDVELSIAERQGTFDCLELTEVPYALLGVTPMEFLGLEPDLKNRKLRILPMNSEQTYLSVL
- a CDS encoding class I SAM-dependent methyltransferase, whose translation is MNIQEAFNSAAGDYDNLRRILIPCFDDFYKTAVEIIPGDCTAPIKVLDLGAGTGLYSGMVQSVFPNAEFTLLDLAPEMLEKAKLRFSQMGKSPKILIGDYIETDLGGSYNLIISALSIHHLSNVDKELLYQRIYDVLNPGGIFINADQVLGKTPDLEQLYRQHWLNSVRAKNISEEDLKAAQKRMEYDRMATLDIQLHWLEAAGFQNVDCWYKNFSFAVFGGSRPTI
- a CDS encoding flavin monoamine oxidase family protein, which encodes MAKSALMGSLQRAYKIARASIKTGIPTDEIVDILKQRTSRRRLLYGGLGLASALATATWHNGRDSTAFATIPKVLVVGAGISGLTAAYRLRQAGVPVDIIEARNRVGGRMRSLANAAGTGVTVELGGEFIDTDHTKLRSLAQELGLTIVDVLATDKGLVPETWYFQGRKIPEIEIINYFIPLADKIEKDLVAIGDGDVTYRSYNQAAFALDNTSIAEYLEQAKINPILQEMLKVSYTTEYGREAAEQSCLNLLFLIGTNTDKFSLYGESDERYTIRGGNDQVPRLLANSLAYAIQTETELEAICIRPDGRYRVSLRSGYKTFDRTYERILLALPFTTLRLVKLDVNLPAFKKKAIAQLGYGTNAKLITAYQQKLWRTKYNSTAATFTDTGFQNTWEPSRYQKGPKGLITNFTGGKHGLSLDKGSAESQAQILLPQLNQIFPGIKNLRQGEAIRAYWPGEQYTRASYACYLVGQWTGISGAEQERVGNLFFAGEHCSPSYQGYMEGGCRTGEVAARRILKDLGWRNIPAQQKKPINTNQLNRYHPRIPRDERFSDDYTEK